From the genome of Vibrio navarrensis, one region includes:
- the mrdA gene encoding penicillin-binding protein 2, protein MIRKRRSQIRDYQAEARLFARRAVVSFIGIIALMGVLVANLYNIQVNQYQDYKTRSNDNRIKVVPIAPNRGLIYDRNGVLLAKNRPVFDLEITPEKVKNMDETIAQLQTIVDISPEQIERFERERKRTRRFKSVPILTQLTEEQVAVFAVNQYRFPGVEVSGTLKRYYPYGEVLTHVIGYVSRINDRDMQRLIDEEKDANYQATRDIGKLGIEKHYEDLLHGTAGYQEVEVNSRGRVIRTLKFVPPVPGKDIVLNIDIELQLYVHQLLDGRRGSAIVLDPKDNGILAMVSSPSYDPNAFVHGISGKGYADLLNDKNRPLVNRATLGIYPPASTVKPFIAVAALQEGIVTPTTTRNDPGYWRIPNSNTRAFRDWLRWGHGRVNLVQSIEESVDTFFYQIAYDMGIDKLSHWMSMFGFGDYTGIDILEESKANMPTRDWKMSRHKTPWYKGDTIPVGIGQGYWTATPMQLAKATSVLVKEGNVTAPHLLRATIENGEAFDTRQLSDYETYPPIQNVADKYWSLAKEGMRLANHGKKGTARRHFTNMPYMTAGKSGTAQVFGLAEDEEYKADEIAEHLRDHALFTGFAPFNDPKVIVTVVLENAGGGSSNGAPVVRRIFDKALLDKETNEVKR, encoded by the coding sequence ATGATACGGAAACGCCGAAGTCAGATACGAGATTACCAAGCCGAAGCACGATTGTTTGCCCGTCGTGCCGTTGTCTCTTTTATTGGCATCATCGCTTTGATGGGCGTATTGGTGGCTAACTTGTACAATATCCAAGTCAACCAATATCAAGATTACAAAACCCGCTCAAACGATAACCGCATCAAAGTTGTTCCAATCGCCCCCAATCGTGGCCTGATTTATGACCGCAATGGCGTGCTGCTAGCGAAAAACCGTCCTGTTTTTGACTTAGAGATCACCCCTGAAAAAGTCAAAAACATGGATGAGACCATTGCGCAGCTACAGACGATTGTCGACATTTCCCCAGAACAAATTGAACGCTTTGAGCGTGAGCGTAAACGCACCCGACGTTTTAAATCGGTGCCTATTCTCACCCAATTGACAGAAGAACAAGTGGCGGTGTTTGCCGTCAATCAGTACCGTTTTCCCGGCGTCGAAGTGAGCGGCACACTCAAACGCTACTACCCTTACGGCGAAGTGTTAACCCACGTTATTGGCTACGTTTCTCGCATCAATGACCGCGACATGCAGCGCCTGATAGACGAAGAGAAAGACGCCAATTATCAGGCAACGCGAGATATCGGTAAACTCGGCATCGAGAAGCACTACGAAGATTTATTACACGGCACGGCTGGCTACCAAGAGGTCGAAGTCAACAGCCGTGGACGCGTGATCCGCACGCTCAAGTTTGTCCCACCAGTGCCCGGCAAAGATATCGTGCTCAATATTGATATTGAGTTGCAGCTGTATGTCCATCAGCTACTTGATGGCCGCCGTGGCAGCGCCATTGTGCTCGATCCGAAAGACAACGGCATTCTGGCCATGGTATCGAGCCCAAGCTATGACCCGAATGCGTTCGTTCATGGTATCTCAGGCAAAGGCTACGCAGACTTGCTCAACGACAAAAATCGTCCGTTAGTCAACCGTGCTACCTTAGGTATCTATCCGCCCGCGTCAACGGTAAAACCCTTTATCGCGGTCGCTGCGCTGCAAGAGGGCATTGTCACGCCGACCACCACTCGTAACGATCCTGGCTATTGGCGCATCCCAAACTCTAACACTCGCGCCTTTCGTGACTGGTTGCGTTGGGGCCATGGTAGAGTCAATCTAGTGCAATCGATTGAAGAGTCAGTTGATACCTTCTTCTATCAAATCGCTTACGATATGGGGATCGACAAACTGTCGCATTGGATGAGCATGTTTGGTTTTGGTGACTACACCGGCATCGATATTCTTGAAGAAAGTAAAGCCAACATGCCTACTCGTGATTGGAAAATGTCGCGTCATAAAACGCCGTGGTACAAAGGCGACACCATTCCGGTCGGTATTGGTCAGGGCTATTGGACCGCGACACCAATGCAACTGGCCAAAGCCACCTCCGTGCTGGTGAAAGAAGGCAACGTCACCGCACCTCACCTGCTACGCGCGACGATTGAAAATGGCGAAGCGTTCGACACTCGCCAGCTCTCAGACTATGAAACTTATCCACCAATTCAAAACGTGGCAGATAAGTATTGGAGCCTAGCAAAAGAAGGGATGCGTTTGGCCAACCATGGTAAAAAAGGCACTGCGCGACGCCATTTTACCAATATGCCTTACATGACCGCGGGGAAATCGGGCACCGCGCAGGTTTTTGGCCTTGCGGAAGATGAAGAGTATAAAGCGGACGAGATTGCCGAACATTTGCGCGACCACGCCTTGTTTACTGGTTTTGCACCATTCAACGATCCCAAGGTCATCGTCACTGTGGTACTGGAAAACGCGGGGGGTGGCTCCTCCAATGGCGCGCCAGTGGTGAGGCGAATTTTCGATAAAGCACTGCTCGACAAAGAGACTAACGAGGTCAAACGATAA
- the rlmH gene encoding 23S rRNA (pseudouridine(1915)-N(3))-methyltransferase RlmH: protein MKIQLIAVGTKMPKWVEEGFQEYRRRFPHDMPLELIEIPAGKRGKNADIARILQKEGEAMLAAVPKGNRIVTLDIPGKRWDTPQLAEQLEAWKLDSRDVSILIGGPEGLAPACKAAAEQSWSLSPLTLPHPLVRVVMAESLYRAWSITANHPYHRE from the coding sequence TTGAAGATTCAACTCATCGCCGTTGGCACCAAAATGCCGAAATGGGTCGAAGAAGGATTCCAAGAATACCGTCGCCGCTTCCCGCACGATATGCCACTGGAACTGATTGAGATCCCAGCGGGAAAACGAGGAAAAAATGCTGACATCGCACGAATTTTACAAAAAGAGGGCGAAGCGATGCTGGCCGCAGTGCCCAAAGGCAACCGCATCGTCACGTTGGATATTCCCGGCAAAAGGTGGGACACCCCACAGTTAGCCGAGCAATTAGAAGCGTGGAAGCTCGACAGTCGCGATGTTTCTATCCTGATCGGTGGCCCAGAAGGTCTGGCTCCGGCTTGCAAAGCGGCAGCAGAGCAGAGCTGGTCTCTCTCACCTTTGACCTTGCCTCATCCACTTGTTCGCGTGGTAATGGCGGAAAGCTTGTACCGAGCATGGAGTATCACGGCGAATCACCCTTATCACCGTGAATAA
- the rsfS gene encoding ribosome silencing factor, whose translation MLREQLKDFLADKADDMKAENIVVLNVEGKSSVTDFMIICSGNSKRHVSSIADHVAEEVKKVGLTPLGMEGEKEGEWVVLDLGDAMLHVMQEEQRQLYQLEKLWG comes from the coding sequence GTGCTTCGCGAACAACTGAAAGACTTTTTGGCCGATAAAGCAGACGACATGAAAGCGGAGAACATCGTTGTTCTCAACGTTGAGGGCAAATCGAGTGTGACCGATTTTATGATCATCTGCAGTGGAAACTCAAAACGCCATGTTTCTTCCATCGCTGATCACGTTGCAGAAGAAGTGAAGAAAGTGGGGCTGACGCCACTTGGCATGGAAGGTGAGAAAGAAGGCGAATGGGTCGTTCTCGATCTGGGTGACGCCATGTTACACGTGATGCAAGAAGAACAGCGCCAACTTTATCAACTAGAAAAGCTTTGGGGTTAA
- the holA gene encoding DNA polymerase III subunit delta: protein MRIFAERLAEQLDKSLKSVYLIFGNEPLLIQESRLAIQKAALRQGFEERHRFAVDASLNWNEVYDCFQALSLFSSRQIVELELPETGVNAAIASELLTLSSMLHPDTLLVVVGSKLNKAQENAKWFKTLTQHGHWVSCQTPDMARLPQFVQSRCRQLGLKPDQQAVQMLAQWHEGNLFALVQSLEKLALLYPDGVLNLVRLEESLSRHNHFTPFHWIDALLEGKANRCQKILRQLAAEGVESVILLRSLQKELMLLLKMQALSAQLPLNAIFEQHKVWPNKRPLYHAALTRLTYQRLQRLLQLLTQVELLAKTQYEQSEWPLLHQLSLEMCLPDAELACKA, encoded by the coding sequence ATGAGAATTTTTGCAGAACGGCTGGCAGAACAGCTCGATAAATCCCTTAAATCTGTTTACCTGATCTTTGGTAACGAACCTTTGCTTATCCAAGAAAGCCGCTTGGCAATTCAAAAAGCGGCTTTGCGCCAAGGCTTTGAGGAGCGACATCGTTTTGCCGTCGATGCCAGCCTCAACTGGAACGAGGTGTACGACTGTTTCCAAGCTTTGAGCCTGTTTTCCAGTCGCCAAATTGTCGAACTGGAATTACCGGAAACCGGAGTGAATGCGGCGATTGCCAGCGAGTTACTCACACTCTCCTCAATGCTGCATCCTGACACCTTGTTGGTGGTAGTTGGTAGCAAACTAAACAAAGCGCAAGAAAACGCCAAATGGTTTAAAACGCTCACGCAGCATGGCCATTGGGTCAGTTGCCAAACTCCAGACATGGCACGTTTGCCACAATTTGTGCAAAGCCGCTGCCGCCAACTCGGACTCAAACCCGATCAGCAAGCGGTACAAATGCTGGCACAATGGCACGAAGGGAACTTATTTGCCTTAGTGCAAAGCTTAGAAAAGCTAGCTCTGCTCTACCCTGACGGCGTGCTGAACTTGGTTCGCCTAGAAGAGTCTCTTAGTCGTCACAACCATTTCACCCCCTTTCACTGGATAGACGCACTACTCGAAGGCAAAGCCAATCGCTGCCAGAAAATCCTGCGTCAACTCGCCGCCGAAGGGGTAGAAAGCGTCATCTTGTTGCGCTCACTACAAAAGGAACTGATGCTACTGCTCAAAATGCAGGCTTTGTCGGCTCAATTGCCGCTCAACGCTATTTTTGAGCAACATAAAGTGTGGCCAAACAAAAGGCCACTCTACCATGCAGCGCTAACTCGATTGACTTACCAACGCCTTCAACGCCTGTTGCAGTTACTGACTCAGGTAGAGCTGCTGGCCAAAACCCAATATGAACAATCGGAGTGGCCACTTCTTCATCAATTAAGCTTGGAGATGTGCCTGCCTGACGCAGAGTTGGCTTGTAAAGCGTAA
- a CDS encoding LPS-assembly lipoprotein LptE, translating into MRFKSLFNLVTVLTLSSVISACGFHLRGEFSVPDELSTLSFTSYDQYSPLTRYVNSQLTLNKVNLVAPAEKVPNLYLMEEKLTERTLSLYQNSRAAEKELTYVVKYKVTLPDVGSKDFTTTVNRNFLDNPLTALAKSVERDVIEDEMRAQAASQMMRQLGRLRAEFDEQDNQ; encoded by the coding sequence ATGCGTTTTAAGTCTCTGTTCAACCTCGTCACTGTCCTGACACTCTCTAGCGTGATCTCGGCTTGTGGATTTCATCTGCGTGGGGAGTTTTCCGTACCCGATGAACTGAGTACCCTTTCTTTTACCAGTTACGATCAGTACAGCCCCCTCACCCGCTATGTAAACAGCCAGTTGACTCTCAACAAAGTCAATCTTGTTGCACCTGCGGAAAAGGTGCCCAACTTGTATTTGATGGAAGAAAAACTCACCGAGCGGACTCTCTCGCTGTACCAAAACAGCCGTGCAGCGGAAAAAGAGTTAACTTATGTGGTGAAGTACAAAGTTACGCTGCCCGATGTTGGCAGCAAAGATTTCACCACCACAGTCAACCGCAACTTCCTGGATAACCCGCTAACAGCACTGGCTAAGTCGGTTGAGCGCGACGTGATTGAAGATGAGATGCGTGCTCAGGCCGCCAGCCAGATGATGCGTCAGTTAGGCCGTTTGCGGGCCGAGTTTGATGAGCAAGACAACCAATAA
- the leuS gene encoding leucine--tRNA ligase has translation MQEQYNPQDIEQKVQQHWDNNKTFVVTEDPTKEKFYCLSMFPYPSGRLHMGHVRNYTIGDVVSRFQRLQGKNVMQPIGWDAFGLPAENAAVKNNTAPAPWTYENIEYMKNQLKLLGFGYDWNREFATCRPEYYRWEQEFFTKLYEKGLVYKKTSSVNWCPNDQTVLANEQVEDGCCWRCDTPVEQKEIPQWFIKITAYAQELLDDLDNLEGWPEMVKTMQRNWIGRSEGVELKFAVKDQAQDLEVYTTRPDTLMGVTYVGIAAGHPLAKLAAESNAELAAFIEECKNTKVAEAELATMEKKGMATGLTAIHPLNGREVPIYVANFVLMDYGTGAVMAVPAHDQRDYEFATKYGLDIIPVIKPADGSELDISEAAYTEKGVLFDSGEFDGLEFQAAFDAIAAKLEAEGKGTKTVNFRLRDWGVSRQRYWGAPIPMVTTEDGEVHPVPADQLPVILPEDVVMDGVTSPIKADKEWAKTTFNGEPALRETDTFDTFMESSWYYARYCSPQADDILDPEKANYWLPVDQYIGGIEHACMHLLYSRFFHKLLRDAGYVTSDEPFKQLLCQGMVLADAFYYTNDKGGKEWVAPTEVKVERDGKGRITSAVDSEGRSVEHSGMIKMSKSKNNGIDPQEMVDKYGADTVRLFMMFASPADMTLEWQESGVEGANRFLKRVWKLVKEHTDKGAAQAVDAAALSGDQKALRRDVHKTIAKVTDDVARRQTFNTAIAAIMELMNKLAKAPQESEQDRAILDEALKAVVAMLYPITPHICFEMWSALGESNIDNAVWPTHDEQALVEEEKLIVVQVNGKVRGKITVAADASKEQVESLGLSEENVAKHLEGVTIRKVIYVPGKLLSIVAN, from the coding sequence ATGCAAGAACAATATAATCCACAAGATATTGAACAGAAAGTTCAACAGCACTGGGACAACAATAAAACCTTCGTTGTGACTGAAGATCCAACTAAAGAGAAATTCTACTGCCTCTCTATGTTCCCATACCCAAGTGGTCGACTGCACATGGGTCACGTGCGTAACTACACCATCGGTGACGTCGTATCTCGTTTTCAACGCCTACAAGGTAAAAACGTCATGCAGCCCATCGGCTGGGACGCTTTCGGCCTACCTGCAGAAAACGCAGCGGTAAAAAACAACACCGCTCCTGCACCTTGGACTTACGAAAATATCGAATACATGAAAAACCAGCTGAAATTGCTGGGTTTTGGTTATGACTGGAATCGCGAATTTGCCACTTGCCGCCCTGAGTACTACCGCTGGGAGCAAGAATTCTTTACCAAACTGTATGAAAAAGGCTTGGTTTACAAGAAGACCTCTTCAGTCAACTGGTGTCCGAACGACCAAACCGTTCTGGCTAACGAGCAAGTGGAAGACGGCTGCTGCTGGCGTTGTGATACGCCTGTAGAGCAAAAAGAGATCCCGCAGTGGTTCATTAAGATCACCGCATATGCGCAAGAACTGCTCGACGATCTGGATAACCTAGAAGGCTGGCCAGAAATGGTCAAAACTATGCAGCGCAACTGGATCGGCCGCTCTGAAGGCGTTGAGCTTAAGTTTGCGGTGAAAGACCAAGCGCAAGATCTGGAAGTGTACACCACACGTCCTGATACGCTGATGGGCGTGACTTATGTGGGTATCGCCGCAGGTCATCCTCTGGCTAAACTGGCGGCAGAAAGCAATGCTGAGCTCGCTGCGTTCATCGAAGAATGTAAGAACACCAAAGTTGCTGAAGCTGAGCTTGCGACCATGGAGAAGAAAGGTATGGCGACGGGCCTTACCGCGATTCATCCATTGAATGGTCGTGAAGTGCCAATTTACGTCGCTAACTTCGTACTGATGGACTACGGCACAGGCGCAGTGATGGCCGTTCCAGCGCACGATCAACGCGACTACGAGTTCGCCACCAAATACGGTTTGGACATCATTCCAGTGATCAAACCGGCTGACGGCAGCGAACTAGACATTTCAGAAGCGGCCTACACCGAAAAAGGCGTGCTGTTTGATTCCGGTGAGTTCGATGGCCTAGAATTCCAAGCGGCATTTGATGCAATCGCAGCGAAACTGGAAGCAGAAGGCAAAGGCACTAAGACTGTTAACTTCCGTCTACGTGACTGGGGTGTCTCTCGTCAACGTTACTGGGGTGCACCTATCCCAATGGTCACCACGGAAGATGGTGAAGTTCACCCAGTTCCGGCTGACCAACTGCCAGTGATTCTACCAGAAGACGTGGTGATGGACGGCGTAACTAGCCCAATCAAAGCCGACAAAGAGTGGGCGAAGACCACTTTTAACGGCGAACCTGCGCTACGTGAAACTGATACCTTCGATACCTTTATGGAATCGTCTTGGTACTACGCACGTTACTGCAGCCCACAAGCGGACGACATTCTCGATCCAGAAAAAGCCAACTACTGGCTACCAGTGGACCAATACATCGGCGGTATTGAGCATGCGTGTATGCACCTGTTGTACTCACGCTTCTTCCACAAACTGCTGCGTGATGCGGGTTATGTCACCTCTGACGAGCCGTTCAAGCAGCTGCTGTGTCAAGGTATGGTACTGGCCGATGCCTTCTACTACACCAACGACAAAGGTGGTAAAGAGTGGGTTGCACCGACAGAAGTGAAAGTGGAACGTGACGGCAAAGGCCGCATCACTTCTGCTGTGGATTCCGAAGGCCGTAGTGTGGAACACTCAGGCATGATCAAGATGTCTAAGTCGAAAAACAACGGTATCGACCCACAAGAGATGGTCGACAAATACGGCGCAGACACTGTACGTCTGTTCATGATGTTTGCCTCACCGGCTGACATGACGCTGGAGTGGCAAGAATCAGGCGTTGAAGGGGCAAACCGCTTCCTAAAACGTGTGTGGAAGCTGGTCAAAGAGCACACTGACAAAGGCGCAGCACAAGCGGTAGATGCGGCGGCACTGTCTGGCGATCAAAAAGCACTGCGCCGCGACGTTCACAAAACCATCGCCAAAGTCACCGATGACGTTGCTCGTCGCCAGACCTTCAACACCGCTATCGCAGCGATCATGGAACTGATGAACAAGCTGGCGAAAGCGCCTCAAGAGTCTGAGCAAGATCGCGCGATTCTCGACGAAGCACTAAAAGCGGTTGTTGCCATGCTTTACCCAATCACTCCGCACATCTGTTTTGAAATGTGGAGCGCTCTGGGCGAGAGCAACATCGACAACGCCGTATGGCCAACTCACGACGAGCAAGCCTTGGTTGAAGAGGAAAAACTCATTGTGGTGCAGGTAAACGGTAAAGTGCGCGGCAAGATCACCGTTGCCGCAGATGCCAGCAAGGAGCAAGTTGAATCGCTAGGTCTGAGCGAAGAGAACGTGGCAAAACACCTAGAAGGTGTCACGATTCGCAAAGTGATTTACGTACCGGGTAAACTGCTGAGCATTGTGGCAAACTAA
- a CDS encoding zinc ribbon-containing protein gives MPKRKTGYEEMLEDVIETLKHSPDEVNQVLQTSGKVISAANDMTKDELALISAYVKADLKEFADSYEESKSGPFYLTIADSIWQGLLEITDRTKVEWVELFEDLEHQGLYEAGEVIGLGNLVCDECGHKTSYNHPTVIIPCIKCGHTGFSRQALKP, from the coding sequence ATGCCGAAACGTAAAACCGGTTATGAAGAAATGTTGGAAGATGTCATTGAGACACTCAAACATAGCCCAGATGAAGTGAATCAAGTACTGCAAACCTCGGGCAAGGTGATCTCCGCCGCGAATGACATGACCAAAGATGAGCTGGCGCTGATTTCCGCTTATGTGAAGGCGGATTTGAAAGAGTTCGCCGACAGCTATGAAGAGAGTAAAAGCGGTCCTTTCTATCTGACGATTGCCGATTCTATCTGGCAGGGGCTACTTGAGATCACCGATAGAACCAAAGTGGAGTGGGTTGAGCTGTTTGAAGATCTCGAACATCAAGGGCTCTACGAGGCTGGAGAGGTGATTGGCCTGGGGAATTTGGTGTGCGATGAGTGTGGACACAAAACCAGTTATAACCATCCGACGGTGATTATTCCCTGCATTAAATGCGGTCACACGGGGTTTAGCCGTCAGGCACTCAAGCCTTAA
- the lnt gene encoding apolipoprotein N-acyltransferase, whose amino-acid sequence MNNNLFHRLKRPIAAAFVGALTTLAFAPYQIWPLALLSPTLLLLLLHRQTPRQALGIGYAWGLGQFASGVSWVYVSISGFGGMPLAANLFLMGALIAYLALYSGLFAWCYQRFFAEATLVNLLLASPALWLITDWLRGWVMTGFPWLWLGYSQIDSPLASFAPIGGVELLTLLLLVSSGAFAYMLIHKRWSMALLPLVLFSTGFGLSSFDWVTPQADKTTKVVLIQGNVDQNLKWLPSQRWPTIMKYTDLSRENWDADIIVWPEAAIPALEVDLPSYLRNLDSAAKMNDSAIITGVVNQSEDGQFYNSILSVGVTAYGDYQFDLSKRYHKHHLLPFGEFVPFEQLLRPLAPFFNLPMSSFSRGTFVQPNIRANGFHLAPALCYEIIFNEQVRQNVTDETDFLLTLSNDAWFGHSIGPLQHMEIARMRALELGKPLIRSTNNGLTAVTDHKGKIVASIPQFETAVLRAELTPTLGQTPYQRFGTWPIYLWVAGALSLALLVNRRKV is encoded by the coding sequence ATGAATAACAACTTATTTCATCGCCTCAAGCGGCCCATTGCGGCCGCTTTTGTTGGCGCTTTAACCACTCTTGCTTTTGCCCCCTATCAAATCTGGCCGCTGGCGTTGCTCAGCCCGACGTTACTGCTACTGCTCCTGCACCGACAAACACCACGCCAAGCGTTGGGGATTGGCTATGCGTGGGGATTGGGACAATTTGCCTCAGGAGTGAGCTGGGTTTATGTCAGCATCTCTGGGTTTGGTGGCATGCCGTTAGCGGCGAACCTGTTTCTCATGGGGGCGTTAATCGCTTATTTAGCCCTGTATAGCGGCCTATTTGCTTGGTGCTATCAACGCTTTTTTGCCGAGGCCACCTTGGTTAATTTGCTGCTTGCCTCACCAGCCTTATGGTTAATCACGGACTGGTTACGTGGTTGGGTGATGACGGGCTTTCCTTGGCTATGGTTGGGTTACAGCCAAATTGATTCCCCTTTGGCAAGTTTCGCACCGATAGGTGGCGTTGAGCTACTGACGCTGCTGCTGCTTGTCTCTTCGGGCGCTTTCGCTTACATGCTAATCCATAAACGTTGGTCGATGGCTTTGCTCCCTCTGGTGCTTTTTAGCACTGGCTTTGGTCTTTCCTCATTCGATTGGGTTACGCCTCAGGCTGACAAAACGACCAAAGTGGTGCTAATTCAAGGCAATGTTGATCAAAATCTCAAATGGCTCCCCAGTCAGCGCTGGCCAACCATTATGAAGTACACCGACCTGAGCCGGGAAAACTGGGATGCGGATATCATCGTCTGGCCAGAAGCCGCCATACCAGCGCTAGAAGTCGATCTGCCTTCCTACCTGCGCAATCTCGATAGTGCGGCCAAAATGAACGATAGTGCCATTATCACCGGCGTGGTCAACCAATCTGAGGATGGTCAGTTCTACAACAGCATTCTCTCGGTAGGGGTCACTGCTTATGGCGATTACCAGTTTGATCTTTCAAAACGCTACCACAAACATCACTTGTTACCTTTTGGTGAGTTTGTGCCGTTTGAACAGCTTCTTCGCCCGCTGGCGCCCTTTTTTAACTTGCCGATGTCCTCGTTCAGCCGCGGCACCTTTGTCCAGCCAAACATTCGGGCGAACGGTTTTCATCTTGCGCCCGCACTCTGCTACGAGATTATTTTCAACGAGCAGGTACGGCAAAATGTCACCGATGAGACCGATTTCCTGCTCACTCTCTCGAATGACGCTTGGTTTGGCCACTCAATTGGTCCACTGCAACACATGGAAATCGCTCGTATGCGGGCACTGGAACTGGGGAAGCCGCTTATTCGCTCAACCAACAACGGCCTAACGGCTGTCACGGATCACAAGGGCAAGATTGTCGCTTCCATTCCTCAGTTTGAGACCGCCGTTCTGCGTGCCGAGTTAACGCCAACGCTTGGGCAAACGCCCTACCAACGCTTTGGTACTTGGCCAATCTACTTGTGGGTTGCTGGCGCACTGAGTTTGGCCCTGCTGGTCAATCGCCGCAAGGTATAA